The following proteins come from a genomic window of Achromobacter deleyi:
- a CDS encoding glycosyltransferase: MIGICIPAHDEERHIAACLRAVTRAARHPLLLAEPVRIVVVLDHCRDATARLAAAWPVHCLAIHARNVGAARAAGSQLLLDAGARWLSHTDADTVVSPRWLVDQLSLGAEVVCGTVGVSGWAAHGIRAHAAQSHFAAHYQDHDGHRHVHGANLGIAAQAYRRTGGFAALACSEDQSLVDRMVQAGCSVAWSALPRVTTSARPYSRVEGGFATALRTAAGADPPPTAPVIRAEDRSRAPDAGAAPGTR, encoded by the coding sequence ATGATCGGCATCTGCATCCCCGCCCATGACGAAGAGCGCCATATCGCGGCGTGCCTGCGCGCGGTCACCCGGGCAGCGCGCCATCCCCTGCTGCTGGCCGAGCCGGTGCGGATCGTGGTGGTGCTGGACCACTGCCGTGACGCCACCGCCAGGCTCGCCGCCGCCTGGCCGGTGCACTGCCTCGCCATTCATGCGCGCAATGTCGGCGCCGCGCGCGCGGCCGGCTCCCAGCTGCTGCTGGACGCCGGCGCGCGCTGGCTGTCGCACACCGATGCCGATACCGTGGTGTCGCCGCGCTGGCTGGTGGACCAGTTGTCCCTGGGTGCGGAAGTGGTTTGCGGCACGGTGGGCGTCTCGGGCTGGGCCGCGCACGGGATTCGCGCCCATGCCGCCCAAAGCCACTTTGCGGCCCATTACCAGGACCACGACGGCCACCGCCACGTGCATGGCGCGAACCTCGGCATCGCCGCCCAGGCCTACCGCCGCACCGGCGGTTTCGCGGCCCTGGCCTGCAGCGAGGACCAGAGCCTGGTGGACCGGATGGTGCAGGCGGGCTGCTCCGTCGCCTGGAGCGCCCTGCCTCGCGTCACGACCAGCGCCCGCCCCTACTCGCGCGTGGAAGGCGGCTTTGCCACGGCGCTACGCACGGCGGCCGGAGCGGACCCGCCTCCGACCGCCCCGGTCATACGCGCGGAGGACAGGTCTCGCGCTCCGGATGCCGGTGCCGCGCCAGGGACTCGATGA
- a CDS encoding class I SAM-dependent methyltransferase — MDALARHFEALYRSFDDPWNVRGAWYERRKRALLLASLGRARYGHALEVGCGSGDMTLALAGRCRRVTAVDVAATAIHRCREHMLANHAQGVEAMALHLPDAWPVVPPGGFDLMVISEMGYYLDDDALARFLAQTRASLRPGAELIACHRRGHFDDRRQPTDALHDRLGALSGATPLFSHTESAFRLDAWAMDFATGQEDQ, encoded by the coding sequence GTGGACGCTCTAGCCCGGCATTTCGAAGCGCTGTACCGTTCGTTCGACGATCCCTGGAACGTGCGCGGCGCCTGGTACGAGCGCCGCAAGCGCGCCCTGCTGCTGGCCAGCCTGGGACGCGCCCGCTATGGCCACGCGCTGGAGGTGGGCTGCGGCAGCGGCGACATGACGCTGGCGCTGGCCGGACGCTGCCGGCGGGTCACCGCCGTCGACGTGGCCGCCACCGCCATCCACCGCTGCCGCGAGCACATGCTGGCGAATCATGCCCAAGGCGTGGAGGCGATGGCCCTGCACCTGCCCGATGCGTGGCCCGTGGTCCCGCCCGGCGGCTTCGACCTGATGGTGATCTCGGAAATGGGCTATTACCTGGACGATGACGCGCTGGCGCGCTTCCTGGCGCAGACCCGCGCCAGCCTGCGGCCCGGCGCGGAACTCATCGCCTGCCACCGGCGCGGCCACTTCGACGACAGGCGGCAACCGACGGACGCGCTGCATGACCGCCTGGGCGCGCTGTCTGGCGCCACGCCGCTGTTCAGCCATACCGAATCGGCCTTCAGGCTCGATGCCTGGGCCATGGACTTCGCCACCGGGCAAGAGGACCAATGA
- a CDS encoding acyl-CoA dehydrogenase family protein — translation MPPIARSPSFRLDRLRAVLAEADATLGSEAILRALVQAGCDRLPLPGGGETLTRWQALAAVAAVDLPLAKRFEGHTDALAILAELAAPTPPPPASIWGVWCAESARQRLVMAPAANGQVLLEGIKTWCSGAAGASHAVVSGWTPTGAPGLAAVALAQPGVTILPDTWLAPGMRDSATVDVSFHQVRGTPLGAPGAYVDRPGFLHGGAGVAACWYGGLARVFQRLRASASTGRADPFLLAHLGAADVALCQARWALRSAAAAIDADPHDGCAVATARARLAVEAAAEDIMTRAARALGAGPLCKDPALAQVMADLPLYIRQSHAERDQAAHGEMVAAAGESTWTL, via the coding sequence ATGCCCCCGATTGCTCGCTCGCCCTCGTTCCGCCTCGATCGTCTGCGCGCCGTGCTGGCCGAAGCCGATGCCACGCTCGGATCCGAGGCGATCCTGCGCGCACTGGTGCAGGCTGGCTGTGACCGCCTGCCCTTGCCGGGCGGCGGCGAGACACTGACGCGTTGGCAGGCGCTTGCGGCCGTGGCCGCCGTCGATCTGCCGCTGGCCAAGCGCTTCGAGGGGCACACCGACGCGCTGGCGATCCTGGCGGAGCTTGCGGCGCCCACGCCCCCGCCGCCGGCAAGCATCTGGGGCGTATGGTGCGCGGAGTCCGCGCGCCAGCGGCTGGTCATGGCCCCCGCGGCCAACGGCCAGGTCCTGCTCGAGGGCATCAAGACCTGGTGCTCCGGCGCCGCCGGCGCGAGCCACGCCGTGGTCAGCGGATGGACGCCGACAGGCGCGCCCGGCCTGGCGGCGGTCGCCTTGGCGCAACCGGGGGTGACGATCCTGCCCGACACCTGGCTCGCCCCCGGCATGCGCGATAGCGCGACGGTCGATGTGTCATTCCATCAGGTGCGGGGCACACCGCTCGGCGCGCCGGGCGCGTACGTCGACCGCCCCGGATTCCTGCACGGCGGCGCGGGCGTCGCGGCCTGCTGGTACGGCGGCCTGGCCCGCGTTTTCCAGCGGCTGCGCGCCAGCGCGTCCACGGGCCGCGCCGATCCCTTCCTGCTCGCCCATCTCGGCGCGGCGGATGTGGCGCTTTGCCAGGCGCGCTGGGCCCTGCGCTCGGCCGCCGCGGCGATCGATGCCGATCCCCATGACGGCTGTGCGGTGGCAACGGCCCGCGCCCGGCTCGCGGTCGAGGCGGCGGCCGAGGACATCATGACCCGCGCCGCCCGCGCGCTGGGCGCCGGCCCGCTGTGCAAGGACCCGGCGCTGGCGCAGGTCATGGCCGATCTGCCGCTCTACATCCGCCAGAGCCATGCCGAACGCGACCAGGCCGCGCACGGCGAGATGGTCGCGGCGGCGGGGGAATCGACGTGGACGCTCTAG
- a CDS encoding Bug family tripartite tricarboxylate transporter substrate binding protein, translating to MKRIILAAALALAASGGAQAAFPDHPIRLVVPFGAGGITDIVARQVGKGMGDALGQSVVVENRPGAGGVIAAQVAATAPADGYTIFMGTVGTQVVNPLIYAKLSYDPDKFAPVGLVSGSPYLLAVRGDLPAANFADFVAYAKAHPAKLNFGSAGTASSPHLGLELLKLTAGVDIVHVPFKSGSEAVNAAIGGQVDVVMDASPVIMPHVASGKLRALAVAADQRLPSAPQVPAAGEAGDAGLQISSWNAFFAPAGTPPAVLEKLNAALRQTLASPELKTRLAAQGTQLYTGAPDEYQRFIAAEKKKWAEIVKRADIRMD from the coding sequence ATGAAGCGCATCATCTTGGCCGCCGCGCTGGCGCTGGCCGCAAGCGGCGGCGCGCAGGCCGCGTTTCCGGATCATCCGATCCGGCTGGTGGTGCCGTTCGGCGCCGGCGGCATCACCGATATCGTGGCGCGCCAGGTCGGCAAGGGCATGGGCGATGCGCTTGGGCAGAGCGTGGTGGTGGAGAACCGGCCCGGCGCCGGCGGGGTGATCGCGGCCCAGGTGGCGGCGACGGCGCCGGCCGACGGGTATACGATTTTCATGGGCACGGTGGGCACGCAGGTGGTGAACCCGCTGATCTACGCCAAGCTCAGCTATGACCCCGACAAGTTCGCGCCGGTCGGGCTGGTGTCCGGCTCGCCCTATCTGCTGGCGGTGCGCGGCGACCTGCCGGCGGCGAATTTCGCGGACTTCGTGGCCTACGCCAAGGCGCATCCGGCCAAGCTGAATTTCGGTTCGGCCGGCACGGCCAGCTCGCCGCACCTGGGGCTGGAGCTGCTGAAGCTGACGGCGGGGGTCGACATCGTGCACGTGCCGTTCAAGAGCGGCAGCGAGGCGGTCAATGCGGCCATCGGCGGGCAGGTGGACGTGGTGATGGACGCCAGTCCGGTGATCATGCCGCACGTGGCGTCGGGCAAGCTGCGCGCGCTGGCGGTGGCGGCCGACCAGCGGCTGCCGTCGGCGCCGCAGGTGCCGGCCGCGGGCGAGGCCGGCGACGCGGGGCTGCAGATCAGTTCCTGGAATGCGTTCTTCGCGCCGGCCGGCACGCCGCCGGCGGTGCTGGAAAAACTCAACGCGGCGCTGCGCCAGACGCTGGCCTCGCCGGAGTTGAAGACGCGGCTGGCGGCGCAGGGCACGCAGCTCTACACCGGCGCGCCGGACGAATACCAGCGCTTCATCGCGGCCGAGAAGAAGAAGTGGGCCGAGATCGTCAAGCGCGCCGACATCAGGATGGATTGA
- a CDS encoding glutathione S-transferase family protein encodes MTTHPLAGQPLELADTLRSGNAWKIRLACGYMGLALARRTFDIVQGDLETEAFGHINPWRQVPALRTPEGVWLAESQAILWYLGRGTPWLPDGRLAQAQVASWLSFEQTQHMHAFAQPRLLIHLRGTARVDDPAMVEWRRAGMRAAAWMEAHLAGRDFLVGEEPTIADIALYPYTSMADQGGYDLSALPHINAWLARMRALPGFTPLLETA; translated from the coding sequence ATGACGACACATCCCCTGGCGGGACAGCCGCTGGAACTGGCCGATACGCTGCGGTCGGGCAATGCCTGGAAGATCCGGCTGGCCTGCGGCTACATGGGGCTGGCGCTCGCGCGCCGCACCTTCGACATCGTGCAGGGCGACCTCGAGACCGAGGCCTTCGGCCACATCAATCCGTGGCGCCAGGTGCCGGCGCTGCGCACGCCGGAAGGCGTGTGGCTGGCGGAGTCGCAGGCGATCCTGTGGTATCTGGGGCGGGGCACGCCCTGGCTGCCGGATGGGCGGCTGGCGCAGGCGCAGGTGGCCAGCTGGCTGAGTTTCGAGCAGACCCAGCACATGCATGCCTTCGCGCAGCCGCGGCTGCTGATCCATCTGCGCGGCACGGCGCGGGTGGATGACCCGGCGATGGTCGAGTGGCGCCGCGCCGGCATGCGCGCGGCGGCATGGATGGAGGCGCATCTGGCGGGGCGCGATTTCCTGGTGGGCGAGGAGCCGACCATCGCCGACATCGCGCTCTATCCCTACACCAGCATGGCGGATCAGGGCGGCTACGACCTGTCCGCCTTGCCCCACATCAACGCCTGGCTGGCGCGCATGCGCGCCCTGCCGGGCTTTACGCCGTTGTTGGAAACGGCATAG
- a CDS encoding aldolase yields MADTMHLGKDELIARAKAEMQRQFDTPDWTLRERLALTCRILFDGGHDSGLAGQITARAPEPDRYFTQRLGLGFDEITAGNLLLVDEDLRVQEGGGMPNPANRFHSWIYRARPDVNCIIHTHPLHAASLSMLEVPLEVSHMDNCPLYGDVAFLKDWPGVPVGNEEGEIISAALGDKRAILLSHHGMLVAAGTVEEACVLALQFERAARMQLLAMAAGKIQPIPPALGHEAHDWILTPKRSQVGFSYYARRALRQHPDVLA; encoded by the coding sequence ATGGCCGATACGATGCACTTGGGAAAGGATGAACTGATCGCGCGGGCCAAGGCCGAGATGCAGCGCCAGTTCGACACGCCCGACTGGACGCTGCGCGAGCGCCTGGCGCTGACCTGCCGCATCCTGTTCGACGGCGGGCACGACTCGGGCCTGGCGGGCCAGATCACGGCGCGCGCGCCGGAGCCCGACCGCTACTTCACGCAGCGGCTGGGCCTGGGCTTTGACGAGATCACGGCCGGCAATCTGTTGCTGGTGGACGAGGACCTGCGGGTGCAGGAGGGCGGCGGCATGCCCAACCCGGCCAACCGCTTCCACTCGTGGATCTACCGGGCGCGGCCGGACGTCAACTGCATCATCCACACGCACCCGCTGCATGCGGCGTCGCTGTCGATGCTGGAGGTGCCGCTGGAGGTCTCGCACATGGACAACTGTCCGCTGTACGGCGACGTGGCGTTCCTGAAGGACTGGCCCGGCGTGCCGGTGGGCAACGAGGAAGGCGAGATCATCTCGGCGGCGCTGGGCGACAAGCGCGCCATCCTGCTGTCGCACCACGGCATGCTGGTGGCCGCGGGCACGGTGGAAGAGGCCTGCGTGCTGGCGCTGCAGTTCGAGCGCGCCGCGCGCATGCAGCTGCTGGCGATGGCGGCCGGCAAGATCCAGCCGATTCCGCCGGCGCTGGGGCATGAGGCGCACGACTGGATCCTGACGCCCAAGCGTTCGCAGGTGGGCTTTTCGTATTACGCGCGGCGGGCGTTGCGCCAGCATCCGGACGTGCTGGCGTAA
- a CDS encoding helix-turn-helix domain-containing protein has translation MIDLPHRLRALRRQQSLSLEQLGERTGLTKSYLSKLERGLSEPSISTVLRLAEAYGVGVSQLVGGDGAAQDEVVSLVRVADREVLQRRGLGNEYHYESLAGRRKVKAMEPFIVHPPREFPDAAAVFPHPGEEFLLVLKGAIEVQVGEREFRLDAGDSLYFDSELPHRMRTVSRGAAEVLVVAAH, from the coding sequence ATGATCGACCTGCCTCACCGCCTGCGCGCGCTGCGCCGCCAGCAATCCCTGTCCCTGGAACAGCTGGGCGAGCGCACGGGCCTGACCAAAAGCTACCTCTCCAAACTGGAGCGGGGCTTGAGCGAGCCTTCGATATCGACCGTGCTGCGGCTGGCCGAGGCCTATGGCGTGGGCGTGTCGCAACTGGTGGGCGGCGACGGCGCGGCGCAGGATGAAGTCGTCAGCCTGGTGCGGGTGGCCGATCGCGAGGTGTTGCAGCGTCGCGGGCTGGGCAACGAATACCACTATGAATCGCTGGCGGGGCGCCGCAAGGTCAAGGCGATGGAGCCCTTCATCGTGCACCCGCCGCGTGAATTTCCCGACGCCGCCGCGGTCTTTCCGCATCCGGGCGAGGAATTCCTGCTGGTGCTCAAGGGCGCCATCGAGGTCCAGGTCGGCGAACGCGAGTTCCGCCTGGACGCCGGCGATTCCCTCTATTTCGATTCCGAACTGCCGCATCGCATGCGCACGGTCAGCCGCGGCGCGGCCGAGGTGCTGGTGGTGGCGGCGCATTGA
- a CDS encoding cupin domain-containing protein yields MKHDQSRLVRIDAGPMKNPVPGKPKRPLSGDAAFRTVTAFEGNGGRAEAGVWESTAGSFQSNTTGYIEFGYIVEGAARLVDPDGTVHPLTVGEAFVMPEGYTGRWEVDQFVKKIYFISRTA; encoded by the coding sequence GTGAAGCACGATCAATCGCGGCTGGTCCGCATCGATGCAGGTCCGATGAAGAACCCGGTGCCGGGCAAGCCCAAGCGTCCCCTGTCGGGCGACGCGGCGTTCCGCACCGTGACCGCCTTCGAAGGCAATGGCGGCCGCGCCGAGGCTGGCGTATGGGAAAGCACCGCCGGCAGTTTCCAGTCCAACACCACCGGCTACATCGAGTTCGGCTACATCGTCGAAGGCGCGGCGCGCCTGGTCGATCCCGACGGCACGGTGCACCCGCTGACCGTGGGCGAGGCCTTCGTGATGCCGGAGGGCTATACCGGCCGCTGGGAAGTGGACCAGTTCGTCAAGAAGATCTACTTCATCAGCCGCACCGCCTGA
- a CDS encoding STN domain-containing protein → MAPFLQGGCAGTRDNGHAWHFSSMLASMTFACPSGRGWMRHACLALGLWALAGASRAEAPPREMAFAIAAQPLDQALAQYSLDSGLTVLVDSALTAGRHAPAVVGTYTPGDALRKLLAGSPLAIRYASAHSFTLVAAPRETAAARAASAARLRDTPYAAALQGALKRALCKGQGAEPGRYRALVKLWFDKAWRVDRVDWVSDTGSAPLNRRLEAALRGVTAGPLPGGMPQPVTILLQASDADDCAALRGGSHAG, encoded by the coding sequence ATGGCGCCTTTCCTTCAAGGCGGGTGCGCGGGCACCCGCGACAACGGCCATGCCTGGCATTTTTCCTCCATGTTGGCGTCGATGACCTTCGCCTGTCCGTCGGGCAGGGGCTGGATGCGGCACGCCTGCCTGGCGTTGGGGTTGTGGGCGTTGGCCGGCGCGAGCCGCGCCGAGGCCCCGCCGCGCGAGATGGCGTTCGCCATTGCCGCGCAGCCGCTGGATCAGGCGTTGGCGCAATACAGCCTGGACAGCGGCCTGACGGTGCTGGTCGACAGCGCCCTGACCGCCGGACGCCACGCGCCCGCGGTGGTCGGCACCTACACCCCCGGAGATGCCTTGCGCAAGCTGTTGGCGGGGTCGCCATTGGCGATCCGCTATGCCAGCGCGCACTCGTTCACGCTGGTGGCGGCGCCGCGCGAGACGGCGGCCGCGCGCGCGGCCAGCGCGGCGCGGCTGCGCGACACGCCGTACGCGGCGGCGCTGCAAGGCGCGCTCAAGCGGGCGCTGTGCAAGGGGCAGGGCGCCGAGCCGGGCCGCTATCGCGCGCTGGTCAAGCTGTGGTTCGACAAGGCCTGGCGCGTCGACCGGGTGGATTGGGTATCCGATACCGGATCGGCCCCGCTGAATCGGCGGCTGGAGGCCGCGTTGCGCGGCGTGACGGCCGGACCGCTGCCGGGCGGCATGCCGCAGCCGGTGACGATATTGCTACAGGCGAGCGATGCGGATGACTGCGCCGCGCTGCGAGGGGGGAGCCATGCGGGATGA
- a CDS encoding RNA polymerase sigma factor, translating to MRDDKPAGSLRALFLERYNDFRSQLKRRLGSDDLAHDAMQEAFLKVNDMPSSSSIQQPAAYLFRVAVNIAEDQRRRDSRLLTGVEIIELVGATDETEDPARIAQGRSQIEAFRRALRQLPERTQQMLLAARVHDVPHAEIARRYGVSERIVSKELKRALAHCGKALQAQEGPAPDAGEEDESWR from the coding sequence ATGCGGGATGACAAGCCGGCGGGTTCCCTGCGCGCGCTGTTCCTGGAGCGCTACAACGATTTTCGCAGCCAGCTCAAGCGTCGCCTGGGGTCGGACGACCTGGCGCACGATGCCATGCAGGAAGCCTTCCTGAAGGTGAACGACATGCCCTCGAGCTCGTCGATCCAGCAGCCGGCGGCCTACCTGTTCCGGGTGGCGGTGAACATCGCCGAAGACCAGCGCCGCCGCGATTCGCGCCTGTTGACGGGGGTGGAGATCATTGAACTGGTCGGCGCGACGGACGAGACCGAGGATCCCGCGCGCATCGCGCAGGGCCGCAGCCAGATCGAGGCGTTCCGCCGCGCCCTGCGCCAGTTGCCGGAGCGCACCCAGCAGATGCTGCTGGCCGCCCGGGTGCACGACGTGCCGCATGCCGAGATCGCCCGGCGCTACGGCGTGTCCGAGCGCATCGTATCCAAAGAGCTCAAGCGCGCGTTGGCCCACTGCGGCAAGGCGCTGCAAGCGCAGGAGGGACCCGCGCCGGACGCGGGCGAGGAAGACGAATCATGGCGCTGA
- a CDS encoding FecR family protein produces MALMMLPGRRKGGRASHDRDARHWLLTLTSGAATEADAEAFRAWLRADPGHEAAFAEQKRLWQALGPAVREEAAARATTRRPSLSGRRAFLGGAVAASAAYLAWRPPLGLWPGLDELGADYRTATGEQRRVALGDALELELNTQTRINVRSAAGAREGAVIELAAGEAEVRVGRLADANAAMPAPVAQVVAGAGRVSAREALFNLRYLGGEASLCCLAGSVRLAHAQGTYEVAAGQELRYDDRRVMPPAKVNTEAVTAWRRGWLVFDRVPLADVVDELNRYRRGRLVLLNAQLGQRRVQARFALAQVADAEQLIRDAYGAEVTRLPGGVVLLS; encoded by the coding sequence ATGGCGCTGATGATGCTGCCGGGAAGGCGCAAGGGCGGACGGGCGTCGCACGATCGCGATGCGCGCCATTGGTTGCTGACGCTGACCTCGGGCGCCGCCACCGAGGCGGATGCGGAGGCGTTCCGCGCCTGGCTGCGGGCGGACCCGGGGCACGAGGCCGCCTTTGCCGAACAGAAGCGGCTGTGGCAGGCGCTGGGGCCGGCGGTGCGCGAAGAAGCGGCGGCCCGGGCCACGACGCGGCGCCCGTCGCTGTCGGGCCGGCGCGCGTTCCTGGGCGGCGCGGTGGCGGCGTCGGCGGCCTATCTGGCGTGGCGGCCGCCGTTGGGGCTGTGGCCCGGACTGGACGAGCTGGGCGCCGATTACCGCACGGCGACCGGCGAGCAGCGCCGGGTGGCGCTGGGCGATGCGCTGGAACTGGAACTGAACACGCAGACGCGCATCAATGTGCGGTCGGCGGCCGGGGCCCGGGAAGGCGCGGTGATCGAGCTGGCCGCGGGCGAGGCCGAGGTCCGCGTCGGCCGGCTGGCCGATGCGAATGCCGCCATGCCGGCGCCGGTGGCGCAGGTGGTGGCGGGGGCCGGGCGCGTCTCGGCGCGCGAGGCGCTGTTCAACCTGCGCTATCTGGGCGGCGAGGCCAGCCTGTGTTGCCTGGCCGGCAGCGTACGACTGGCGCACGCGCAGGGCACCTACGAGGTCGCCGCGGGCCAGGAATTGCGCTACGACGACCGCCGGGTGATGCCGCCGGCGAAGGTGAACACCGAAGCCGTAACCGCCTGGCGGCGCGGCTGGCTGGTGTTCGACCGGGTGCCGCTGGCGGACGTCGTGGACGAGTTGAACCGCTACCGGCGCGGCCGGCTCGTGCTGCTGAACGCGCAGCTCGGCCAGCGCCGGGTGCAGGCGCGCTTCGCGCTGGCGCAGGTGGCGGACGCCGAGCAGCTGATCCGCGACGCCTATGGCGCCGAGGTGACGCGGCTGCCGGGCGGCGTGGTGCTGCTGTCCTGA